From Methanobacterium congolense, one genomic window encodes:
- a CDS encoding thiamine pyrophosphate-binding protein, which yields MKNNEMRCADALVVLLEKNGVKHVFGHPGEQILPFYDALRTSKVQHVLMRHEQGAAHAADGYARSSGSMGVCLATAGPGALNLTMGVATAYKDSVPLLVITGDVPRKLRGKNVFQDINTCKVLEPITLQTFDAKNPEEAINGLKIAFKIFENGLTGPIHLNLPKDVLEEPVDLTSIEEDLKEDVMENFNVMFPDEKAVSACVADAFELLESSKRPLILAGAGVIWAGAVSSLRNFAEKHGIPVATTYPARGVMPEDHPLCLGMMGTRGTEASNFAGKNCDTLLALGCRLSERTLHGIGKGKVIHVNTDDSVLKGDLNIHGNVSEFLEASSTLKIHDTDEWISRILEHPKDYPVQTDQNDVPLKPQRAVKEIMDASYDLNASGNLIMVNDAGTHTTWVTLLKKVKEPGTLLFSGGFGPMGYGVPAAVGAAFANPHKTVVVVVGDGGFQMTLQELATISQHNLKVVICIINNSSLGIIKQWQKLHYEGLYEVELENPDFLEIAKAYRIDSERVDSPGEVFKAVKRGFKEMPHLIEVIVDAEEGIPLPEVIK from the coding sequence ATGAAAAATAATGAGATGAGATGTGCAGACGCCCTTGTGGTGTTACTCGAAAAAAATGGGGTTAAACATGTTTTTGGACACCCTGGAGAACAGATACTTCCATTCTATGATGCTTTGCGCACATCCAAAGTGCAACACGTGTTAATGCGCCACGAACAGGGTGCAGCACATGCAGCAGATGGATACGCAAGATCCTCTGGAAGTATGGGGGTGTGTCTTGCAACTGCAGGCCCTGGGGCATTAAATCTTACAATGGGTGTTGCAACAGCTTACAAAGATTCTGTGCCCCTGCTGGTTATAACCGGTGATGTTCCACGAAAACTCAGGGGTAAAAACGTTTTTCAGGATATAAACACCTGTAAAGTGCTTGAACCCATAACCCTTCAAACCTTCGATGCAAAAAATCCTGAAGAAGCCATAAATGGGCTTAAAATTGCATTCAAAATATTTGAGAATGGTTTAACAGGACCCATCCATCTGAACCTGCCTAAAGATGTTCTTGAAGAACCAGTTGACCTAACATCCATTGAGGAAGATTTGAAAGAAGATGTCATGGAAAATTTCAATGTAATGTTTCCAGATGAAAAAGCAGTGTCTGCATGTGTGGCAGATGCATTTGAATTACTTGAATCTTCCAAAAGACCGCTCATACTTGCAGGTGCTGGTGTTATATGGGCAGGTGCAGTCTCAAGCCTTAGAAATTTTGCAGAGAAACACGGTATTCCTGTGGCAACAACCTACCCTGCACGCGGAGTTATGCCTGAGGATCATCCACTGTGCCTGGGAATGATGGGTACACGTGGAACCGAAGCATCCAACTTCGCAGGAAAAAACTGCGACACCCTACTAGCTTTAGGATGCAGACTATCAGAACGCACACTTCATGGAATAGGAAAAGGAAAGGTTATTCATGTTAATACAGATGATAGCGTGCTGAAGGGTGATCTGAATATCCATGGAAATGTTTCAGAATTTTTAGAGGCATCCTCTACCTTAAAAATTCATGATACTGATGAATGGATTTCAAGGATACTTGAACATCCAAAGGATTACCCCGTTCAAACGGATCAAAATGATGTTCCATTGAAGCCTCAAAGGGCTGTTAAAGAGATCATGGATGCATCATATGATTTAAATGCATCTGGAAATTTAATCATGGTCAACGACGCAGGAACCCACACAACATGGGTAACCCTTCTTAAAAAGGTCAAAGAACCTGGAACACTCCTATTTTCAGGAGGTTTCGGACCAATGGGTTATGGAGTTCCAGCAGCAGTTGGTGCAGCATTTGCAAATCCACATAAAACTGTGGTCGTGGTTGTGGGGGATGGAGGATTCCAGATGACTCTTCAGGAACTTGCAACCATCTCCCAGCACAATTTAAAGGTAGTGATATGTATAATAAACAACAGTTCACTTGGAATAATAAAACAGTGGCAGAAACTCCACTACGAAGGACTTTACGAGGTTGAACTTGAAAATCCAGACTTCTTAGAGATTGCAAAGGCCTACAGAATAGATTCCGAACGTGTGGATTCTCCAGGAGAGGTGTTCAAAGCAGTTAAAAGAGGTTTTAAGGAAATGCCCCACCTTATCGAAGTGATCGTTGATGCTGAAGAGGGAATACCACTTCCAGAGGTGATAAAATGA
- a CDS encoding pyridoxal-phosphate-dependent aminotransferase family protein, with the protein MYETLLMIPGPTRVAPRVLKAMSENIVNHRSALFGEILKDTNEMMSEVFQTENDSYLITGSGTAAMEAAVGNIVEKGDKVLNIVGGKFGERFMQITEAHGGSPTELSVEWGHAVNPEDVKYILEEDEDIKAVTIVHNETSTGVANPIAEVGKVVKDYDALYVVDTVSSLGGDDVFVDGYGIDICVTGSQKCLAAPPGMAAITLSDDAWNVVDKTETSTYYLNMKKYKKSGDKVPPETPYTPSVSLMYAMREALNIIMEEGLEQRVIRHKMAAKATRAGVKALGLELFAEESAASNTVTAIKMPEGVTDKDMRGTMRNKYHIELAGGQDHLKGNVFRIGHMGNITHREILTTMSALEMTLKELGFDITLGEGVAAVADTYLGCESF; encoded by the coding sequence ATGTATGAGACGTTGCTGATGATACCGGGACCTACCAGAGTAGCCCCGAGAGTCTTGAAAGCCATGTCAGAGAACATAGTGAACCATAGGAGCGCTCTGTTCGGCGAAATCTTGAAGGATACCAACGAGATGATGTCAGAGGTTTTCCAGACTGAAAATGATTCTTATTTGATAACAGGTTCTGGCACAGCCGCAATGGAGGCAGCAGTTGGAAATATAGTTGAAAAAGGGGACAAAGTCCTGAACATAGTGGGTGGAAAGTTCGGAGAAAGGTTCATGCAGATAACCGAAGCCCATGGAGGAAGTCCTACTGAGCTTAGCGTTGAATGGGGACATGCTGTAAACCCTGAAGATGTTAAATACATCCTTGAAGAGGATGAAGACATTAAAGCCGTGACAATTGTTCACAATGAAACTTCAACTGGTGTTGCAAACCCAATAGCTGAAGTTGGTAAGGTAGTTAAAGATTACGATGCTCTGTACGTTGTTGACACTGTTTCATCCCTTGGAGGGGACGATGTATTTGTAGATGGTTATGGTATTGATATTTGTGTTACAGGCTCCCAGAAATGTCTTGCAGCCCCACCGGGAATGGCAGCAATCACCCTCAGCGATGACGCATGGAATGTGGTTGATAAAACAGAGACAAGCACCTACTACCTCAACATGAAGAAGTACAAGAAAAGCGGGGACAAAGTACCTCCAGAAACACCTTACACACCATCAGTATCATTGATGTATGCTATGCGTGAAGCTTTAAATATCATAATGGAAGAAGGTCTTGAGCAGAGAGTTATAAGACACAAAATGGCTGCAAAAGCTACAAGAGCTGGTGTAAAGGCCCTTGGACTGGAACTCTTTGCAGAGGAATCTGCAGCATCCAACACAGTTACAGCCATAAAAATGCCTGAAGGCGTTACAGACAAGGACATGAGGGGCACAATGCGTAACAAGTACCACATAGAACTTGCAGGCGGTCAGGACCACCTCAAAGGCAACGTCTTCAGAATCGGTCACATGGGTAACATAACCCACAGGGAAATATTAACAACCATGTCTGCCCTTGAAATGACCTTAAAAGAACTTGGATTCGACATTACATTAGGGGAAGGAGTAGCAGCAGTTGCAGATACCTATCTGGGCTGTGAATCATTTTAA
- a CDS encoding PAS domain-containing protein encodes MEDRTMSQGYAKMYGLDFCDENNFKSIYSSGILDLMDDAIIILDENFDITYWNLAAEKMYGWKAEEVKGKNIDMLFCKNFDAQKKKDFLDKMLKKGKFDVEITHKTRDGTVIIVNSRIITIKCMETIRGYVVLNNPTIINEFVDDVKKNYSIVKTIFENTTDSIYLKDINGHYIMINKAGADAFRKKPEDIIGLGDRQLFPEEEAAAIISCDKEIMESGKTRTFEETNHFQGISRTYLSTKGPYRDSEGNIKGLFGISKDITRIKEAEKERTYKALMLSQVNDAVVMINNEKCITYWNKGAELIYNLKSDEVMGKPREDVYKWSTIESERSAYHKLEKNGYWHGDNVHVRWDGKKIYAETTLSTVTNDNNEKIGILAVIRDVTERKYLEKKLQKSEERYRIMIEKAKSGVLLIGSKGNVKYINKKMTEMLGLTAREVFNRSIFDLIDDRTVRAFRNHFRLDKGNPFEVKFIRKDGSYMWALVSTKTLFKDNKEYMGSILIVNDITARRDMEKSLMDAMIEKDRNFKLIVGNMAEALKLLMKQEYSEDYDKEYT; translated from the coding sequence TTGGAAGACAGAACCATGTCTCAGGGGTATGCTAAAATGTATGGCTTGGATTTTTGTGATGAAAACAATTTTAAGTCCATCTATAGTTCGGGAATACTGGATCTTATGGATGATGCAATTATAATTCTTGATGAAAACTTCGATATAACCTACTGGAACCTTGCAGCTGAGAAGATGTACGGATGGAAGGCTGAAGAGGTGAAGGGTAAAAACATTGACATGTTATTCTGCAAGAATTTCGATGCCCAAAAGAAGAAGGACTTTCTGGATAAAATGCTTAAAAAAGGGAAATTTGATGTTGAAATAACTCATAAAACTCGGGATGGGACTGTTATAATTGTAAATTCCAGAATAATTACAATTAAATGTATGGAAACCATCCGGGGGTACGTGGTTCTTAACAATCCTACCATCATCAATGAATTCGTGGATGATGTCAAAAAAAATTACAGCATCGTAAAAACCATCTTTGAAAACACCACAGATTCAATTTACCTCAAGGATATCAATGGCCATTACATCATGATCAACAAGGCAGGGGCAGATGCATTCCGCAAAAAACCTGAAGATATAATTGGATTGGGCGACAGACAGCTTTTTCCTGAAGAAGAAGCAGCAGCAATCATTAGCTGTGACAAGGAGATAATGGAGAGTGGTAAAACCCGAACCTTCGAAGAAACCAACCACTTTCAGGGAATTTCAAGAACTTATCTCTCGACCAAGGGACCTTACAGAGATTCTGAAGGTAATATAAAAGGATTGTTTGGAATATCTAAGGATATAACTCGTATTAAAGAAGCAGAAAAGGAAAGGACATACAAAGCCTTAATGCTCAGCCAGGTGAACGATGCAGTTGTCATGATCAACAATGAAAAATGTATAACTTACTGGAATAAGGGTGCAGAACTCATATACAACCTAAAATCTGATGAGGTAATGGGAAAACCTCGAGAAGATGTATATAAATGGTCCACCATTGAATCTGAACGATCCGCCTACCATAAACTGGAAAAAAATGGATACTGGCATGGGGATAATGTTCATGTCCGCTGGGATGGTAAGAAGATCTACGCAGAAACAACCCTAAGCACGGTAACAAATGACAACAATGAAAAAATAGGCATCCTTGCAGTGATAAGGGATGTTACAGAAAGGAAGTACTTGGAGAAGAAGTTACAGAAAAGTGAGGAAAGATACAGGATAATGATTGAAAAAGCTAAATCTGGAGTTCTCCTCATTGGATCCAAGGGTAATGTAAAATATATAAACAAAAAAATGACTGAGATGTTGGGTCTCACGGCTAGAGAAGTGTTCAATCGGAGCATATTTGATTTAATAGATGATAGAACCGTAAGGGCCTTTAGAAACCATTTTAGATTGGACAAGGGAAATCCATTTGAGGTGAAATTCATAAGGAAGGATGGTTCTTATATGTGGGCTTTAGTCTCAACCAAAACCCTTTTTAAGGATAACAAAGAATATATGGGTTCTATTTTAATTGTGAATGATATAACTGCCCGTAGGGATATGGAAAAATCATTGATGGATGCAATGATTGAAAAGGATAGAAATTTTAAGTTAATAGTTGGTAACATGGCCGAAGCACTGAAACTTTTAATGAAACAGGAATACTCCGAGGATTATGATAAGGAGTACACATGA
- the acs gene encoding acetate--CoA ligase, whose product MPGKVDALLDEKRIFKPSKDISDGSNIQKWMENHGLSSYSELIEAAARSPEWFWDELAGELEWFSPYSDVLKWDPPHAEWFLEGKFNVVHNALDRHAKGPNKDKTAYIWEGESGEVRTLTYLELYKKVNTFANGLKRLGVEKGDVVSIYLPMIPELPIAMLACAKIGAAHSVVFSGFWAKAFRDRINDAGSNVAITADGFKRRGKLIELKEAVDTILSQTPTIERVVVVEHEGLEVSMEEGRDIWWHEVVQGMDYECETEVMDSEDPLFILYTSGTTGKPKGVLHVHGGYSVGIYATLKFVFDLKDNDIWWCAADIGWITGHSYIVYAPLIMGVTSLLYEGTPDYPDPGRFWRMVQDHGVTVLYTAPTTVRMFMKYGEKWPAQYDLSSLRLLGSVGEPINPEAWIWYHKHIGGDRCPVMDTWWQTETGMHLITPLPISTLKPGSAVKPFPTIEADVVDDNGVSLKSGGGHLVIRSPWPSMFRTLYRDPERYVEAYWSKFPGVYLSGDVARLDEDGYFWIQGREDDVLNVAGHRISTAEVESSIVSHHAVAEAAVVGKPSSVKGEEICAFVVLKETSTNLENFQHILKDHVKIEIGPVASPSTVKIVSDLPKTRSGKIMRRVIKAIVRGEDVGDVSTLANPEAVSELKKAF is encoded by the coding sequence ATGCCAGGAAAAGTGGATGCTCTTTTAGATGAAAAAAGGATATTCAAACCTTCAAAAGATATTTCAGATGGAAGCAACATCCAAAAATGGATGGAAAACCATGGTTTATCCAGTTACAGCGAACTGATCGAAGCTGCAGCCAGATCTCCGGAATGGTTCTGGGATGAACTTGCAGGGGAACTTGAGTGGTTCTCACCCTACAGTGATGTTCTTAAGTGGGATCCTCCACATGCAGAATGGTTCTTAGAGGGTAAGTTCAACGTGGTGCACAACGCCCTTGACAGACATGCTAAAGGTCCAAATAAGGATAAAACTGCCTACATCTGGGAGGGGGAATCTGGTGAGGTTCGCACCTTAACCTACCTGGAGCTTTACAAGAAAGTTAACACCTTTGCAAATGGCCTGAAAAGGTTAGGAGTCGAAAAAGGGGATGTTGTGAGTATTTACCTTCCCATGATACCCGAACTTCCCATAGCCATGCTTGCATGTGCCAAGATCGGGGCTGCCCACTCTGTTGTTTTCTCAGGGTTCTGGGCAAAGGCATTCAGAGATAGAATAAACGATGCAGGATCCAATGTAGCAATCACTGCAGATGGTTTTAAAAGAAGGGGAAAACTTATAGAATTGAAGGAAGCAGTTGACACCATACTCTCCCAGACGCCCACCATAGAGAGGGTGGTTGTTGTGGAACACGAAGGCCTTGAAGTGTCCATGGAAGAAGGAAGAGACATATGGTGGCACGAAGTAGTCCAAGGAATGGATTATGAATGTGAAACAGAGGTCATGGACTCTGAAGATCCCCTCTTCATCCTTTACACCTCTGGAACCACTGGAAAGCCCAAGGGAGTTCTTCACGTTCATGGAGGGTATTCCGTTGGAATCTACGCAACCTTGAAGTTTGTTTTTGACCTGAAGGATAATGATATTTGGTGGTGTGCCGCTGATATCGGCTGGATCACAGGCCACAGTTACATAGTCTATGCACCACTCATCATGGGCGTTACTTCCCTGCTCTACGAGGGAACACCTGATTATCCGGATCCTGGAAGGTTCTGGAGGATGGTGCAGGACCACGGCGTGACTGTTCTTTACACGGCCCCCACAACGGTGAGGATGTTCATGAAGTACGGTGAAAAATGGCCGGCCCAATACGATCTAAGTTCCCTGAGACTTCTTGGAAGTGTTGGGGAACCAATAAACCCTGAAGCATGGATATGGTACCATAAACACATAGGTGGAGACAGATGTCCAGTAATGGATACATGGTGGCAGACTGAGACAGGAATGCACCTCATAACGCCATTACCCATATCCACACTCAAACCTGGCTCTGCAGTTAAACCATTTCCAACCATCGAGGCAGATGTGGTTGACGACAACGGAGTGTCACTCAAGAGTGGTGGGGGACACCTTGTTATAAGATCTCCATGGCCTTCCATGTTTAGAACCCTCTACAGGGATCCTGAAAGGTACGTTGAAGCTTATTGGAGTAAATTTCCAGGAGTTTACCTCAGCGGGGATGTTGCACGCCTTGATGAGGATGGTTACTTCTGGATACAGGGACGTGAGGATGACGTACTGAACGTTGCAGGGCACAGGATAAGCACAGCCGAAGTGGAATCATCAATTGTGAGCCACCATGCAGTTGCAGAGGCTGCTGTTGTTGGAAAACCAAGTTCCGTGAAGGGTGAAGAGATATGTGCCTTTGTGGTGCTTAAAGAAACCAGTACAAACCTGGAAAACTTCCAGCATATCCTGAAGGATCATGTTAAAATAGAAATTGGTCCAGTTGCAAGTCCTTCTACTGTTAAAATTGTTTCTGACCTTCCAAAAACGCGTTCTGGTAAAATAATGAGGAGAGTGATAAAGGCCATTGTTAGGGGAGAAGATGTTGGAGATGTGAGTACCCTTGCCAATCCAGAAGCTGTTTCGGAACTTAAGAAAGCATTTTGA
- a CDS encoding class I SAM-dependent methyltransferase, whose amino-acid sequence MDNVKEHFEEEANEFDSNILKLIPFYKDMISFMISALPFESSKPIKVLDLGCGTGNISKAVKDKFPKARINCVDLADSMIKMAQHKLSDYIDIQYHTGDFRDFDFGDGYDAVVSSLALHHLSSEGEKQELYNKIHDCLSDGGVFYNADTILGADEYLEDLNETKWTEHMLESLSEDEVAGKWLPKHEEEDFPATIAEHLKWLQESGFKDVDVVWKWYGFAVFGGRK is encoded by the coding sequence ATGGACAACGTTAAAGAACACTTCGAAGAAGAAGCAAATGAATTTGACAGTAATATACTGAAACTCATACCCTTCTACAAGGACATGATAAGTTTTATGATATCTGCACTTCCCTTTGAAAGTTCCAAACCAATTAAGGTTCTGGATCTTGGGTGCGGTACAGGTAACATTTCAAAGGCAGTTAAGGATAAATTTCCAAAAGCAAGGATAAATTGTGTGGATCTTGCAGATAGCATGATTAAAATGGCACAACACAAACTCTCAGATTACATTGATATCCAATACCACACAGGGGATTTCCGTGACTTCGATTTCGGAGATGGTTACGATGCCGTGGTTTCTTCCCTTGCACTGCATCATCTCTCATCTGAGGGTGAAAAACAAGAGCTTTACAATAAAATTCATGATTGCCTTAGTGATGGTGGGGTTTTTTACAATGCAGACACTATTCTGGGTGCAGATGAATATCTTGAGGATTTGAATGAAACAAAATGGACGGAGCACATGCTTGAAAGCCTCAGTGAAGATGAGGTTGCAGGTAAATGGCTGCCAAAACATGAAGAGGAAGATTTTCCTGCAACAATTGCTGAACATCTGAAATGGCTTCAGGAATCTGGATTTAAAGATGTGGATGTTGTATGGAAGTGGTATGGATTTGCTGTCTTTGGTGGTAGAAAATAA
- a CDS encoding dCTP deaminase codes for MLGEKELIKLFPDFKELVQPSGIDLRLDEVFKQMGPASLIDNQKDLPELEKLEPPIYTLKPKTAYLATIDRKIKIPKGCSMLYLPRSTLLRSFVSVHTAVGDPGFYGTLQFMLYNYGEFDYTIKQGERIAQGVVFNVTGSGEYNGSYQEEEN; via the coding sequence ATGTTAGGTGAAAAAGAACTCATAAAATTGTTTCCAGATTTCAAAGAACTTGTACAGCCCTCAGGAATCGATCTGAGGCTTGATGAAGTTTTCAAACAGATGGGCCCTGCTTCCCTTATTGACAACCAAAAGGATCTGCCTGAACTTGAGAAGCTTGAACCCCCAATTTACACATTAAAACCCAAAACAGCTTATCTTGCAACAATAGATCGTAAAATAAAAATTCCAAAGGGATGTTCAATGCTCTACCTGCCAAGATCAACGCTGCTTAGATCATTCGTGTCTGTTCACACTGCAGTTGGTGATCCAGGCTTCTATGGAACCCTTCAGTTCATGCTCTACAACTACGGAGAGTTTGACTACACCATAAAACAGGGTGAAAGAATAGCTCAGGGTGTTGTTTTTAATGTAACTGGCTCTGGAGAGTACAACGGAAGTTACCAGGAAGAAGAAAACTAA
- a CDS encoding B12-binding domain-containing radical SAM protein has protein sequence MKVLLVNPPYNSSKYRFIGLVAPPLGIAYIAAVLEKNGFDVSIIDAPALEMDHETLKNEISKHAPDIVAITSVTPTISSALKVAKISKEVCPDAVVVMGGYHPTFTYSHLLKFDCVDVVVRGEGEYTMLELVEAIEAGRDLKEVRGIACENFTSPPRDIIEDLDTIPFPARHLLPMDHYKVLNMKLPIGTLISGRGCPYTCSFCASSAMHGHKLRMRSSDNVLDEMEHLVNDHSAEMLAFMDDTFTISKKRVHEICDGKIERGLDNYWGATARVDNINEEMLLKMKKAGCITLFLGVESGDQQSLDQMNKKTTVEKIKRAFELTRKHDIRTIASVALGMPGDTRKSIEQTIKFVRNLNPSYAIFSLATPYPGTDFYMKVAGRDLIKTDDWSKYNLLSPVLETVDCSREELKKLQKKAFRQFYLRPRYIVQQTLMDGPILLKTIPAILKSVRM, from the coding sequence ATGAAGGTACTCCTTGTAAATCCTCCCTACAACTCTTCAAAGTACAGATTCATAGGACTTGTGGCCCCACCACTGGGCATAGCTTACATAGCAGCAGTACTTGAGAAAAACGGTTTTGATGTATCCATAATAGATGCTCCTGCACTTGAGATGGATCATGAAACCCTTAAAAATGAGATTTCAAAACATGCTCCGGATATAGTGGCCATAACCTCTGTAACACCAACCATATCCAGTGCACTTAAGGTTGCTAAAATTTCAAAGGAGGTATGCCCAGATGCAGTTGTTGTAATGGGAGGTTACCACCCAACCTTCACCTACAGTCATCTTTTGAAATTCGACTGTGTTGACGTGGTTGTGAGGGGTGAAGGTGAATACACAATGCTTGAACTGGTTGAGGCAATTGAAGCTGGACGTGACCTCAAGGAAGTCAGGGGAATAGCCTGTGAAAACTTCACATCACCACCAAGGGACATAATTGAGGATCTGGACACCATACCATTCCCTGCAAGACACCTCCTACCAATGGACCACTACAAGGTCCTAAACATGAAATTACCCATAGGAACACTCATATCGGGTAGGGGATGTCCATACACATGTTCATTCTGTGCATCATCAGCAATGCATGGCCACAAACTTCGCATGCGCTCATCAGATAACGTTCTGGATGAAATGGAACACCTTGTGAACGATCATTCAGCGGAAATGCTGGCCTTCATGGACGACACCTTCACCATCAGCAAGAAGAGAGTTCATGAGATATGCGACGGAAAGATTGAAAGGGGCCTGGACAATTACTGGGGAGCCACGGCACGTGTTGATAATATAAACGAGGAAATGCTCCTTAAGATGAAGAAGGCAGGTTGCATAACTCTGTTTTTAGGTGTTGAATCTGGGGATCAGCAGTCCCTTGACCAGATGAACAAAAAAACAACCGTTGAAAAGATAAAAAGGGCATTTGAACTCACAAGAAAACATGACATCAGAACGATAGCCTCTGTGGCCCTTGGAATGCCTGGAGATACACGTAAAAGCATTGAACAAACCATAAAATTTGTCAGGAACCTTAACCCCTCCTATGCAATTTTTTCACTTGCAACACCATATCCCGGTACAGATTTCTACATGAAGGTGGCTGGACGCGACCTCATTAAGACAGATGACTGGTCCAAGTACAACCTCCTGAGCCCTGTCCTTGAAACGGTTGATTGCTCAAGGGAAGAGCTTAAAAAACTCCAAAAAAAGGCATTCAGACAGTTCTACCTCAGACCCCGGTACATAGTTCAGCAGACGCTCATGGATGGGCCAATACTTCTTAAAACCATTCCTGCGATATTGAAGAGTGTTAGGATGTAA
- a CDS encoding 6-hydroxymethylpterin diphosphokinase MptE-like protein, whose protein sequence is MNLDIWFQWYKCILEAFGFDRDMDERSAETLNKILDEGTCLKPHEIPVKKKVIIFGAGPSLKGNIRELKKYDLSDFTLIAADGATTALREEGIIPDVIVTDLDGRIDDILHANSEGSVLLVHAHGNNLENIEKYVPVLKNVLGTTQSVPLEHVHNFGGFTDGDRCLFFAVERGAEFIVLAGMDFGKVVTRYSRPEIGSDEGAADEIKELKLKYAKELVEWAAENEDIEIVTISGGEEVKGVLKVDFKDIN, encoded by the coding sequence ATGAATCTTGATATATGGTTTCAATGGTATAAATGTATATTGGAGGCATTCGGTTTCGACAGGGACATGGATGAAAGATCCGCAGAAACCCTCAACAAAATCCTGGATGAAGGAACCTGCCTCAAACCCCATGAAATTCCAGTAAAAAAGAAGGTAATCATCTTTGGAGCAGGCCCATCCCTCAAGGGGAACATAAGGGAGCTTAAAAAATATGATCTATCAGATTTCACATTGATAGCTGCAGACGGTGCAACAACAGCCCTAAGAGAGGAAGGTATAATTCCAGATGTGATAGTAACGGATCTGGACGGTAGAATTGATGACATACTCCATGCAAACAGTGAAGGATCCGTGCTGCTGGTCCATGCCCATGGAAACAACCTTGAAAACATAGAAAAGTACGTTCCAGTTCTTAAGAATGTTCTTGGAACTACTCAGAGTGTTCCACTGGAGCATGTTCATAACTTCGGCGGATTCACAGATGGGGACCGCTGTCTGTTCTTTGCAGTTGAAAGAGGTGCAGAATTCATTGTACTTGCAGGTATGGACTTTGGAAAAGTCGTGACCAGGTACTCAAGGCCTGAAATAGGATCCGATGAGGGTGCAGCCGATGAGATTAAAGAACTGAAACTGAAGTATGCAAAGGAACTCGTTGAATGGGCTGCAGAGAATGAGGACATTGAAATAGTGACGATTTCTGGTGGGGAAGAGGTTAAAGGTGTTTTGAAGGTGGATTTTAAGGATATCAACTGA